In Aricia agestis chromosome 14, ilAriAges1.1, whole genome shotgun sequence, one genomic interval encodes:
- the LOC121733897 gene encoding cytochrome c oxidase assembly factor 5 → MVTFGPDEVGLVDKTPCAGIRADLKLCLLKSDCCVKDKKTPRECLKDASVPDECVQLRHSFFECKRSLLDNRRRFRGHKGY, encoded by the exons ATGGTTACCTTCGGTCCAGACGAGGTGGGATTAGTTGACAAAACCCCGTGCGCGGGGATCCGAGCTGATCTAAAGTTATGTTTGTTAAAAAGCGACTGCTGTGTAAAG GATAAGAAGACACCAAGGGAATGCTTAAAAGATGCCAGTGTACCTGACGAATGTGTACAATTGAGGCATTCGTTTTTCGAGTGCAAAAGATCACTG ctaGATAACAGAAGAAGGTTCCGAGGACATAAGGGATACTAG